The Microbacterium sp. KUDC0406 genome includes a window with the following:
- a CDS encoding non-ribosomal peptide synthetase codes for MSPHAATLESCKVSRTRRGQGHAGGLRKSPVLEISRHRHLLGEGGSDVRCRFAAHRVMTGEQAVDAEPEVLGHPDERSGMTRNQFLIWLGQQAAADRPVFNEMSVFLIPAELDVDRFHRAFAHMLEDVDALRTIVTSTRGRPHAEIVDQLRYESPLLDLSHTDDPDEALNSWALDEVDSPIDLAVRSFESTLIKLAPDRFAWALLCHQILTDATSMSIVFQRVSDWYLRLSGAAVPPSEDGPGFADFVERLAEDATSPRFRRREEYWTEKLAISPDPIQFYGGRRSSALIGTRRRRVDHRLGPQATAAVREFANDEGISSLSEHLSTYSVFCAALILYLHKLSGHRRIAIGTPWHNRPRAFAATVGLFMEQNPFAIDVDPHDTLRTLIKKVQSEAISVMRHMPYAAGNPGGRAYDVTLNYVKVLLGRFAGTPVDHHWYRPSFGDGSLQMQVHDEAGHEDLMLSFDLSVDVFDSADHQAVIDHYLICLEALISDPDDEVGSVSLVTSAEREQLVLWNGEGREAPPAATLLDLIESQAARRPDAVAVSCGAERLTYRELLESSRRVAGRLSAAGAGPGDLVGVFLNRSTDLLVALLAVLGAGAAYVPLDPAFPQDRLDHMLADSQARVLLTESGLARGVGDDRLTVVHLDDAEDGIPINAGGTRPGPDDRAYVLYTSGSTGRPKGVEVPHRALLNLLCAMAEVPGCSEDDTLLAVTTLSFDIAGLELFLPLIVGARVEIASREVAADARRLRALLESGAFTILQATPTTWRMLLDAGWSGTPRLKALVGGEALPGDIVRPVLERTSSLWNMYGPTETTIWSSVERITSEADEITVGRPIANTGFHIVDDQLKLVPIGVAGELLITGDGLALGYLGNPGLTDRRFVDLIVPGSAPIRAYRTGDLARFRPDGRVVHLGRLDHQMKVRGFRIEPGEIESNLSAHPSVRQATVSAHDTQTAHARLVAYFVPAEGGTPSAAELRAHLRAAVPDYMVPQQFVPLAEFPLTPNGKIDRERLPTPEAESGRMTDPWQPRTAIEARVAAAFAAVLGLSAVSGDDDFFELGGQSVLALRLVSILGEEFGVEVPLQTLFEASTVESLSDRISALTSLTPELQTVALGGIDVEQQLATIWLSVLGTAPLAEGRRGADLTDDQVNMLLLRVRERFGVAAEGLSAVAFREDPTVQGLASALRNALNPPQALLVPLQPKGDRPPLFLIHAGGGYVFFYRALAARLGPDQPVHAIRAATRRDSRVHRFDRTTSIEELATRYIDEIKTVQPVGPYRLGGACFGGVVAFEMAQQLVARGEEVEAPVLLFDAYLGKVPDEDWRDYASRTFATVAERLGADRDAGPAQIMRLVMARIVSRPGDVLKLGPLAARSLVRRTRALGRHRKSVQWLFDAWPSDLNRSDEQKQLDTMREFLDRSIRLVSDYDPSEYPGSAVLLQAADGLDLEPMWRPWIGDELSIHTTPGEHLDMMEEPWVERTADLVRSALGISETQAAVSASPSRWGNPIAKERSGIEKRRAEAQP; via the coding sequence GTGTCCCCTCACGCCGCTACGCTCGAATCCTGTAAGGTTAGCCGCACTCGCCGGGGGCAGGGGCATGCCGGCGGGTTGCGGAAGAGTCCGGTGCTCGAGATTTCGCGACACCGGCACCTGTTGGGGGAGGGTGGATCAGATGTCCGATGCCGTTTCGCCGCGCATCGAGTCATGACCGGTGAGCAGGCGGTCGACGCCGAACCGGAGGTACTCGGCCACCCCGACGAGCGGTCGGGGATGACGCGGAACCAGTTCCTCATCTGGCTGGGGCAGCAGGCTGCGGCCGATCGGCCGGTGTTCAATGAGATGAGCGTCTTCCTCATCCCTGCCGAACTCGACGTGGATCGTTTCCATCGCGCGTTCGCACACATGCTCGAAGACGTCGATGCACTCCGCACGATCGTGACATCCACTCGCGGTCGTCCTCACGCCGAGATCGTCGACCAGTTGCGCTACGAATCACCCCTGCTCGATCTGTCCCATACGGACGACCCGGATGAAGCGCTGAATTCCTGGGCACTCGACGAAGTCGACTCGCCGATCGACCTCGCAGTCCGATCGTTCGAGTCCACTCTCATCAAGCTCGCCCCTGACCGATTCGCGTGGGCGTTGCTGTGCCACCAGATCCTCACCGATGCGACGTCGATGAGCATCGTGTTCCAGCGTGTCAGCGACTGGTATCTGCGCCTCTCCGGGGCGGCCGTACCGCCGAGCGAGGACGGTCCGGGATTCGCAGACTTCGTGGAACGGCTGGCCGAGGACGCCACGAGCCCACGGTTCCGCAGGCGTGAGGAGTACTGGACCGAGAAGCTCGCCATCTCCCCGGATCCGATCCAGTTCTACGGTGGGCGACGCTCATCGGCGCTCATCGGTACTCGACGGCGCCGCGTCGATCACCGTCTCGGTCCCCAAGCGACCGCCGCAGTCCGAGAGTTCGCCAATGACGAGGGCATCAGTTCGCTGTCGGAGCACCTTTCCACGTACAGCGTCTTCTGTGCGGCGCTCATTCTCTATCTGCACAAACTCAGTGGCCACCGTCGCATCGCGATCGGCACCCCCTGGCACAACCGTCCGCGAGCGTTCGCCGCGACGGTCGGACTCTTCATGGAGCAGAACCCCTTCGCCATCGACGTCGACCCGCACGACACTCTCCGAACGCTGATCAAGAAGGTGCAGTCCGAGGCGATCAGCGTGATGCGGCACATGCCGTACGCCGCAGGCAACCCCGGTGGACGTGCCTACGACGTGACGCTGAACTATGTGAAGGTCCTCCTGGGGCGGTTCGCGGGCACGCCCGTCGATCATCATTGGTACCGACCGAGCTTCGGCGACGGCAGCCTTCAGATGCAGGTGCACGACGAGGCTGGTCACGAGGATCTCATGCTCTCGTTCGACCTCAGCGTCGACGTGTTCGACTCAGCGGATCACCAAGCGGTCATCGACCATTACCTGATCTGCCTCGAAGCGCTGATCAGCGATCCGGACGACGAAGTGGGATCCGTGTCGCTCGTCACCTCCGCCGAGCGCGAACAGCTCGTGCTGTGGAACGGCGAGGGGCGAGAAGCTCCTCCCGCGGCGACCCTGCTCGATCTCATCGAATCCCAGGCCGCCAGGCGACCGGATGCCGTGGCCGTCTCGTGCGGAGCCGAGCGACTCACCTACCGTGAACTTCTGGAAAGCAGTCGCCGCGTCGCCGGGAGACTGAGCGCCGCCGGTGCCGGACCGGGCGATTTGGTCGGCGTCTTCCTGAACAGGTCCACCGATCTGCTGGTCGCCCTGCTCGCGGTCCTCGGCGCCGGTGCAGCCTACGTGCCGCTCGACCCCGCCTTCCCGCAGGATCGGCTCGACCACATGCTGGCCGATTCTCAAGCTCGGGTGCTGCTGACCGAGTCGGGTCTGGCGCGCGGCGTCGGCGACGACCGGCTCACGGTCGTGCACCTCGACGACGCAGAGGACGGTATCCCCATCAACGCCGGTGGAACCCGTCCAGGGCCGGATGACCGCGCCTACGTGCTGTACACCTCGGGTTCGACGGGGCGTCCGAAGGGAGTCGAGGTTCCCCATCGTGCGCTGCTGAATCTCCTCTGCGCGATGGCCGAGGTGCCGGGTTGCAGCGAGGACGACACACTGCTCGCCGTGACGACACTGTCCTTCGACATCGCCGGTCTGGAGCTGTTCCTGCCGCTCATCGTCGGTGCTCGCGTGGAGATCGCCAGTCGGGAGGTCGCGGCGGATGCCCGCAGACTGCGGGCGCTGCTGGAGAGCGGCGCGTTCACGATCCTGCAGGCGACGCCCACGACCTGGAGAATGCTGCTGGATGCAGGCTGGTCCGGCACACCCCGCTTGAAGGCGCTCGTCGGCGGCGAAGCGCTCCCCGGAGACATCGTCCGTCCGGTACTGGAGCGCACGTCGTCGCTGTGGAACATGTACGGTCCCACGGAGACCACGATCTGGTCATCCGTCGAGAGAATCACCTCCGAAGCGGACGAGATCACCGTGGGGCGGCCGATCGCCAACACCGGATTCCACATCGTCGACGATCAGTTGAAGCTGGTGCCGATCGGCGTCGCGGGGGAACTGCTCATCACCGGTGACGGGCTCGCGCTCGGTTATCTCGGCAATCCCGGGCTGACCGACCGCAGGTTCGTGGATCTCATCGTGCCCGGCTCAGCTCCGATTCGCGCGTATCGCACCGGGGATCTCGCGCGATTCCGACCGGACGGACGGGTCGTGCACCTCGGCAGGCTCGACCACCAGATGAAGGTTCGCGGGTTCCGCATCGAGCCCGGCGAGATCGAAAGCAACTTGTCCGCTCACCCGTCTGTCCGTCAGGCAACGGTGTCGGCGCATGACACTCAGACGGCGCACGCCCGGCTGGTCGCCTACTTCGTGCCCGCAGAAGGCGGCACACCGAGTGCAGCTGAGCTGCGCGCCCACCTGCGGGCCGCGGTGCCGGACTACATGGTTCCGCAGCAGTTCGTTCCGCTCGCGGAGTTCCCGCTCACACCGAACGGCAAGATCGACCGGGAGCGGCTTCCGACTCCGGAAGCGGAGAGCGGCAGGATGACGGATCCATGGCAGCCGCGAACGGCCATCGAGGCTCGCGTGGCTGCGGCATTCGCCGCGGTGCTCGGTCTGTCCGCCGTCAGCGGCGATGACGACTTCTTCGAACTCGGTGGGCAATCCGTGCTCGCATTGCGCCTCGTCTCGATCCTCGGCGAGGAGTTCGGTGTCGAGGTGCCGCTGCAGACACTCTTCGAGGCGTCCACAGTGGAGAGTCTGAGCGACCGGATCAGTGCTCTCACGTCCCTGACCCCGGAGCTTCAGACGGTGGCACTAGGAGGGATCGATGTCGAGCAGCAGCTCGCCACGATCTGGCTGTCGGTGCTGGGAACGGCACCGCTCGCCGAGGGTCGGAGGGGTGCCGATCTGACCGACGATCAGGTGAATATGCTGCTGCTTCGTGTGCGGGAGCGCTTCGGCGTCGCCGCCGAGGGTCTCTCCGCAGTGGCCTTCCGGGAGGACCCGACGGTGCAGGGTCTCGCGAGCGCACTGCGAAACGCTCTGAATCCACCGCAAGCGCTACTCGTGCCGCTCCAGCCGAAGGGCGATCGACCACCTCTGTTCCTCATCCATGCCGGTGGCGGGTACGTCTTCTTCTATCGCGCGCTGGCGGCGCGGCTGGGGCCCGACCAGCCGGTGCATGCCATCCGCGCTGCCACGCGCCGGGACAGCAGAGTCCACAGGTTCGATCGCACGACGAGCATCGAGGAGCTCGCAACGCGGTACATCGATGAGATCAAGACCGTCCAGCCCGTGGGTCCCTACCGCCTCGGCGGAGCCTGCTTCGGCGGAGTCGTGGCGTTCGAGATGGCACAGCAACTGGTCGCCCGTGGTGAGGAGGTCGAGGCTCCGGTCCTCCTCTTCGATGCCTACCTCGGCAAGGTGCCCGACGAGGACTGGCGGGACTATGCTTCGCGCACGTTCGCCACCGTGGCGGAACGGCTCGGGGCGGACCGGGATGCTGGCCCGGCGCAGATCATGCGCCTGGTGATGGCGCGGATCGTGAGTCGCCCAGGGGACGTGCTCAAGCTGGGTCCGCTCGCCGCGCGATCGCTCGTCCGCCGCACACGCGCACTCGGGCGTCATCGCAAGTCGGTGCAATGGCTCTTCGACGCATGGCCGAGCGATCTGAACCGGTCCGATGAGCAGAAGCAGCTGGACACGATGAGAGAGTTCCTCGACCGCTCCATCCGGCTGGTGTCCGACTACGACCCTTCCGAATACCCGGGCTCGGCTGTGCTGCTCCAGGCGGCCGACGGCCTCGACCTCGAGCCGATGTGGCGCCCGTGGATCGGCGACGAGCTGAGCATCCACACGACGCCGGGCGAGCATCTCGACATGATGGAGGAGCCGTGGGTCGAGAGGACTGCGGATCTTGTCCGCAGCGCACTCGGCATCAGCGAAACGCAGGCGGCGGTCAGCGCATCGCCTTCGCGATGGGGGAATCCCATCGCGAAGGAGAGATCAGGAATCGAGAAGCGGCGCGCCGAGGCGCAGCCGTAA
- a CDS encoding DUF1801 domain-containing protein, giving the protein MDTATETTANFTDAERAAMKARTKEARTARSRSKKSPEEVYAEGLAEVQEKIAGLPEEDRMLGEDVLRLVTEHAPQLVPRTYYGMPAWANAAGKVVCFFKPKSKFKVRYATFEFDTAAALDDGNVWPVSFAVTRLEDADREFLAALIRRAAS; this is encoded by the coding sequence ATGGACACCGCCACCGAGACCACCGCCAACTTCACCGACGCCGAGCGCGCCGCGATGAAGGCTCGCACCAAGGAGGCGCGCACGGCGCGCAGCCGGTCGAAGAAGTCGCCGGAAGAGGTGTACGCCGAGGGCCTCGCGGAGGTGCAGGAGAAGATCGCCGGGCTCCCCGAGGAAGACCGGATGCTGGGCGAGGACGTACTCCGGCTCGTCACCGAGCACGCGCCGCAGCTGGTGCCGCGCACCTACTACGGCATGCCGGCCTGGGCGAACGCCGCGGGCAAGGTGGTGTGCTTCTTCAAGCCGAAGTCGAAGTTCAAAGTGCGCTACGCGACCTTCGAGTTCGACACCGCCGCCGCTCTCGACGACGGCAACGTGTGGCCGGTCTCGTTCGCGGTCACCCGGCTCGAGGATGCCGACCGGGAGTTCCTCGCAGCGCTCATCCGCCGCGCGGCGTCCTGA